A window from Chryseobacterium vaccae encodes these proteins:
- the porG gene encoding type IX secretion system protein PorG: protein MNKKLLFSFLAFLGMVSVKAQRNELGVRLGMSNLVGDVGRTNYILQKPLDLDRASEWGFPFYGGILYRFNFNPHQTVRLDLGYNQIQFSDKAAKEEYRVKRNSYGKNNVYEASLMFEYNFFPVNNEQISMVSPYIFGGVGALMFDAPKANLVNDFRRDADGVAQAPINESDFKTTEEYSLGKKVTMHIPFGVGLKYKFNHNWAIFAEATFRYTLTDQLDHSKILSEDVKSSFNADILDPATGGSLLQSGNYYAVSKEREQEFIGRRNIGDGRSKDWMNTFSLGLTYSFGRPPCYCD, encoded by the coding sequence ATGAATAAAAAATTATTGTTTAGCTTTCTTGCCTTCCTTGGAATGGTAAGTGTTAAAGCACAAAGAAATGAATTGGGAGTTCGCCTGGGGATGAGTAATCTTGTGGGGGACGTAGGGAGAACCAATTATATCTTACAAAAGCCATTGGATTTAGACAGAGCGTCAGAATGGGGCTTCCCGTTTTATGGAGGCATATTATACAGATTTAATTTTAACCCGCATCAGACTGTACGATTGGATTTAGGCTATAACCAGATTCAGTTCAGCGATAAAGCGGCAAAAGAAGAATACAGAGTGAAAAGAAACTCATACGGAAAAAATAACGTATATGAGGCAAGCTTAATGTTTGAATACAACTTTTTTCCGGTAAATAACGAGCAGATAAGCATGGTAAGCCCATACATCTTCGGTGGTGTAGGTGCTTTAATGTTTGATGCCCCTAAAGCAAATCTGGTGAATGACTTCAGAAGAGATGCCGATGGTGTGGCGCAGGCTCCTATCAACGAATCAGACTTCAAAACTACTGAAGAATATTCATTGGGGAAAAAAGTGACAATGCATATTCCTTTTGGAGTAGGATTGAAATACAAGTTTAACCATAACTGGGCTATCTTTGCAGAAGCTACATTCAGATATACGCTGACTGATCAGCTGGATCACAGCAAAATATTATCTGAAGATGTAAAATCTTCTTTTAATGCAGATATATTAGATCCTGCTACAGGCGGTTCGCTGCTGCAGTCTGGAAATTATTATGCAGTTTCCAAAGAAAGAGAGCAAGAGTTTATCGGAAGAAGAAATATTGGTGATGGAAGATCCAAAGACTGGATGAATACTTTCAGCTTAGGACTGACTTACTCTTTCGGAAGACCTCCATGTTATTGTGATTAA
- a CDS encoding exopolysaccharide transport family protein encodes MIPGKDEKIGKNEPQKEKYGSFALFDIEHFLRRILRNWYWFIFMLFLGYIISWVYSKYYAQNVFASDLSLSISNNTSSYFTPNQSINFIWGQSGNQDGIYLKKMLLSRSHNEFLVKELDLFVNYSTKGLIKSTYIDRTDSPIFLQIDKKHLQQINYPITLIPKGGDSYEVILPEEGQSSSLYSYETEGLQSINEYARPANKIIKINEWYNAPNLRFRLLKNPVSPKIKVDNIIVNLTSINQSVNEIVSTIGVDFDREINTIMFITKKGYNLNSTVNFLNKSVAELQKKRLADKNIVNKNTELYLQGNLDNIRKKLDSSAAVLNFLKTSEKLYNIKDRDEKSLEKIKDLEAKKADLVSKISSLNNIKNTLQSQDFEKMISTNAAGFEDGFFSASVSELKALYTKRREMATIYKPNSEPMKEINRLINEARAGSSGSLRNYYTRYYDEINKIDRQVAEANTDLISYPEKERKYLDAERGYNMIEATYNSLLGRQNEAQMKVATNQSDITVIDPAKNLGQAPIGPNVKGIKMAIMLGLLLLPLTFILIGEVLDNKIRNIKELLSATKIPLLGVIGNNSNENMLTVLEQPKSSVSEAFRGIRASMRFLMEGNESGKGKIILVTSSIGGEGKTYVSINLASVIGLSDKKTILLGMDLRKPKIFGDFNIDNKYGISNYLTGEVGIDQIINKTKIPNLDVATSGPIPPNPSELLMSESNIRFIEELKERYDFIIIDSPPVGLVADSYELMKYSDANIYVVRHEYTEKYMLKMITEKYHANEINHLGLIYNDYTTKQGYGYGYGYGYGYGYGYFDEDKNYKEPLLIKIRNKVQAIFNKK; translated from the coding sequence ATGATTCCAGGTAAAGACGAAAAAATAGGGAAGAACGAGCCCCAGAAGGAGAAGTACGGATCGTTTGCGTTGTTTGATATTGAACATTTTCTCAGACGGATACTCAGAAACTGGTATTGGTTTATTTTCATGCTGTTCTTAGGGTATATCATCTCGTGGGTATATAGTAAATATTATGCTCAGAATGTTTTTGCTTCAGATCTCTCTCTGAGTATATCCAATAATACCTCCAGTTATTTTACACCCAATCAGTCAATTAACTTTATTTGGGGACAAAGTGGAAATCAGGACGGAATTTATCTTAAAAAGATGCTGTTGTCCAGATCTCACAACGAATTTTTGGTAAAAGAGCTGGATTTGTTTGTTAATTATTCTACCAAAGGACTAATCAAGTCAACCTATATTGATAGAACAGATTCACCAATTTTCCTGCAGATTGATAAGAAACATCTTCAGCAGATTAATTATCCTATTACCCTGATCCCGAAAGGAGGTGATTCTTATGAAGTGATTCTTCCTGAAGAAGGGCAGTCTTCCTCTTTGTACAGTTATGAAACTGAGGGTTTGCAGTCTATTAATGAATATGCCAGACCTGCCAATAAAATCATTAAGATTAATGAATGGTATAATGCCCCAAACCTTAGATTCAGATTGCTTAAAAACCCGGTCTCCCCTAAGATTAAGGTAGATAATATCATTGTAAACCTGACCTCTATAAATCAGAGTGTTAACGAAATTGTGTCCACAATTGGAGTAGATTTTGACAGGGAGATCAACACCATCATGTTCATTACCAAAAAAGGGTATAATCTCAACAGTACGGTAAACTTCCTGAATAAATCGGTTGCTGAACTTCAGAAAAAAAGATTAGCGGATAAAAATATCGTTAATAAAAATACAGAACTTTATTTGCAGGGCAATCTGGATAATATTCGCAAAAAACTAGATTCAAGTGCCGCTGTTCTTAACTTTCTGAAGACATCCGAAAAGCTTTATAATATTAAAGACAGGGATGAGAAATCCTTAGAAAAAATTAAAGATCTTGAAGCGAAGAAAGCAGACCTTGTAAGCAAAATTAGTTCGCTGAACAACATTAAAAATACGCTTCAATCCCAGGATTTTGAAAAAATGATAAGTACCAATGCTGCCGGTTTTGAAGACGGATTTTTCTCTGCTTCCGTGTCTGAGCTGAAAGCACTCTATACCAAAAGGAGAGAAATGGCAACGATCTATAAGCCTAATTCTGAGCCGATGAAAGAGATTAACAGGCTTATCAATGAAGCAAGAGCAGGATCTTCCGGAAGTCTGAGAAATTACTATACCAGATATTATGATGAAATCAATAAAATAGACAGACAGGTTGCTGAAGCGAATACCGATCTCATCTCCTATCCTGAAAAAGAAAGGAAATATCTGGATGCCGAAAGAGGATATAATATGATTGAGGCTACTTACAACAGTCTTTTGGGACGACAGAATGAAGCCCAGATGAAAGTGGCTACCAATCAGTCGGATATTACGGTAATTGACCCGGCCAAAAATCTTGGACAGGCTCCGATAGGTCCGAATGTAAAAGGAATAAAAATGGCTATTATGCTGGGGTTATTACTGCTTCCGCTAACATTTATCCTGATTGGTGAAGTGCTGGATAACAAGATCCGTAACATTAAAGAACTGTTGAGTGCAACCAAAATTCCTCTTCTGGGAGTAATCGGAAACAACAGTAATGAGAACATGCTTACCGTTCTTGAGCAGCCTAAATCATCTGTTTCAGAAGCATTCAGGGGTATCAGGGCCAGTATGAGATTCCTGATGGAAGGCAACGAAAGCGGAAAAGGAAAAATCATCCTAGTAACTTCATCCATCGGAGGCGAAGGAAAAACATATGTGTCCATCAACCTGGCTTCTGTAATAGGATTAAGTGATAAAAAGACTATTCTTTTAGGAATGGACCTTAGAAAACCTAAGATTTTCGGAGACTTTAATATTGATAACAAATATGGTATTTCAAACTACCTTACAGGAGAGGTTGGAATAGATCAGATTATCAATAAAACCAAGATCCCGAATCTGGATGTTGCTACATCAGGGCCTATTCCGCCTAACCCGTCAGAACTTTTGATGAGTGAAAGTAATATCAGGTTTATAGAAGAACTGAAAGAAAGATATGATTTTATCATCATCGATTCTCCACCGGTAGGTCTTGTTGCGGATTCATATGAATTAATGAAGTATTCAGATGCCAACATCTATGTTGTACGTCATGAATATACCGAAAAATATATGCTGAAGATGATTACCGAAAAATACCATGCTAATGAAATCAATCACTTGGGGCTTATCTATAATGATTACACCACCAAGCAGGGTTATGGTTACGGATATGGCTACGGATATGGCTATGGCTACGGGTATTTTGATGAAGATAAAAACTATAAAGAACCTCTATTGATAAAAATAAGGAATAAGGTACAGGCAATATTTAATAAAAAATAA
- a CDS encoding polysaccharide biosynthesis/export family protein, with the protein MKNFKYLFLILPFFITSCITKKDVRYMQPSESLVINEEGLIPYNIPVYRITKNDILNLNIVTTPKGDAAQFYSTFNTSGGTGTGAGVNTMATRFGGATSTNSGGNMNFYFNGLKVDSKGDINVFGIGYIKAEGRTLEDVTKELQDKVNENFQEGKAEVRLNTDGITYYILGDVETTGLSGEKVAHKNTLTITEALAINGGLNRTVDRKNIVIHRKLPEGIKKAQIDLTREDIMNSPYYYIQNGDEIYLNTRGKSLNGFGKDPIQTLTTGVSVITTALSIYLLLKNL; encoded by the coding sequence ATGAAGAACTTTAAGTATTTATTTTTAATATTACCCTTTTTTATTACATCCTGCATCACTAAAAAAGATGTAAGATACATGCAGCCCAGCGAAAGCCTTGTGATTAATGAAGAAGGTCTTATTCCCTACAATATTCCCGTTTACAGAATTACCAAAAATGATATTCTTAATCTTAATATTGTAACCACTCCCAAAGGAGATGCAGCACAGTTTTACTCCACCTTCAATACTTCCGGAGGAACCGGAACCGGGGCAGGAGTCAATACTATGGCAACAAGGTTCGGGGGAGCTACCTCCACCAACAGCGGAGGAAATATGAACTTCTATTTTAACGGGCTGAAAGTGGATTCCAAAGGTGATATTAATGTATTTGGAATTGGATATATTAAAGCAGAAGGAAGAACACTTGAAGATGTTACCAAAGAACTTCAGGATAAAGTAAATGAAAATTTTCAGGAAGGAAAAGCTGAAGTAAGGCTGAATACGGATGGAATCACTTACTACATCTTAGGAGATGTAGAAACAACAGGACTTTCAGGAGAAAAAGTAGCCCATAAAAATACATTAACCATTACAGAAGCATTGGCAATTAATGGAGGATTGAACAGAACCGTAGACCGTAAAAATATTGTTATTCACAGAAAACTTCCGGAAGGAATTAAAAAAGCTCAAATTGATCTTACCCGTGAAGATATTATGAATTCTCCTTACTATTATATACAAAACGGGGATGAAATTTATCTGAATACCAGAGGAAAGAGTCTTAATGGATTCGGAAAAGATCCAATACAGACTTTAACGACCGGAGTATCGGTAATTACTACCGCATTGTCAATTTATCTTCTTCTTAAAAACCTTTAA
- a CDS encoding glycosyltransferase family 4 protein, producing MKNFELFLSESGISIFYVKIGLGFVFSFLITFFSIPTIIKISRRKNLMDEPGVRSSHLRKIPNLGGIAIFYSIGICASIFAYELFDLYKFLFASLIILLYIGVMDDIVVMRAYKKLVAQIIVSSLVVIGSDIRIRSLFGIFGIYELEYVISVIFSIITFIVLINAFNLIDGIDGLAGGYSVICSALFGISYYRLGEYNYPLVVLSVVIIGTVLAFLYYNLSNYRTNKIFMGDTGSMLLGFLLAFTSICFIDIFIDKELPNIPRYHLQSAPVVAVAILILPIVDTLNVIIVRICNKKSPFDADKNHIHHKLLKLDLTHRRATFYIIVYYLLIVAVAYYLRHININLLLLIIIMLGFLGAYLPDLIYRLRNNKKISI from the coding sequence ATGAAGAATTTTGAATTGTTCTTAAGCGAATCAGGAATTTCTATTTTTTATGTGAAAATAGGATTAGGTTTCGTGTTCTCTTTTTTAATTACCTTTTTTTCAATCCCTACCATTATTAAAATCTCCAGAAGGAAGAACCTGATGGATGAGCCGGGAGTAAGGAGTTCCCATCTCAGAAAGATTCCTAATCTGGGCGGAATTGCTATTTTTTACTCTATTGGAATCTGTGCCTCAATCTTTGCTTACGAACTTTTTGACCTCTATAAATTTCTGTTTGCATCACTTATCATTCTCCTGTATATAGGTGTGATGGATGATATTGTGGTGATGAGAGCCTATAAAAAGCTTGTTGCCCAGATCATTGTATCGTCACTTGTTGTGATTGGTTCAGATATCAGGATCAGAAGCTTATTCGGAATATTCGGGATTTATGAGCTGGAATATGTGATAAGTGTGATCTTCAGCATTATTACCTTTATTGTACTCATTAATGCCTTTAATCTCATTGATGGTATTGATGGACTTGCCGGAGGATATTCGGTAATCTGCAGTGCTTTGTTTGGCATCAGTTATTACAGACTTGGAGAGTACAATTATCCGCTGGTTGTTTTATCAGTCGTGATCATTGGAACTGTTCTGGCGTTTCTTTATTATAATCTGTCCAATTACAGAACCAATAAAATATTTATGGGAGATACAGGCTCTATGCTTCTCGGTTTCCTTCTGGCATTTACCTCCATCTGCTTTATTGATATTTTTATAGATAAAGAACTTCCTAATATTCCAAGATACCACCTTCAGTCGGCTCCGGTTGTTGCAGTCGCCATCCTTATCTTGCCAATTGTAGATACGCTTAACGTGATTATTGTAAGGATTTGCAATAAGAAATCCCCTTTTGATGCAGATAAGAACCATATCCATCATAAATTGCTGAAACTGGACCTTACCCATAGAAGGGCCACATTTTATATCATTGTGTATTACCTTCTGATTGTGGCAGTAGCTTATTATTTAAGACATATCAATATCAACTTGTTGCTGCTGATCATTATTATGCTTGGTTTTTTAGGAGCTTATCTGCCGGATCTGATCTATCGTTTACGAAATAACAAGAAAATATCAATATAA
- a CDS encoding glycosyltransferase family 2 protein: MKVSIIVPIYNVENYLAKCLDSLVSQSLQDIEILAVNDGSTDGSEQIIQEYAEKFPQKIKAFTKENGGLSDARNFGIEKASGEYLGFVDSDDYVKEAMFEEMLQLAEKHDAKIVICNIQKVDQNGNITQKLTQLPDMPEKIILEDYFSVFSDLSYFACNKLFKKELFEHKRFKKGAHFEDIQLIPQLLLECSTIAQTQNFHYQYLERTDSITKTHTERGLDILKAVKDVELVFEKSGYSHKRKELKNFQIFEGVYSFLAYLAYVKNETDFYKMADDLTVFMKERGIKNQDILKYSRFGKNYLLSLPLKKKIFYLLFFAGQKKLIRKLI; this comes from the coding sequence ATGAAAGTTTCTATCATTGTTCCCATATACAACGTTGAAAATTATCTGGCAAAATGCCTTGATTCTTTAGTTAGCCAAAGTCTTCAGGATATTGAAATTCTGGCTGTTAATGATGGCAGTACCGATGGTTCGGAGCAGATTATTCAGGAATATGCTGAAAAATTTCCCCAAAAAATAAAAGCTTTTACCAAAGAAAACGGAGGTCTGAGCGATGCCCGGAATTTCGGAATAGAAAAGGCTTCAGGAGAATATCTCGGCTTCGTAGACAGTGATGATTATGTAAAGGAGGCGATGTTTGAAGAGATGCTGCAGCTGGCAGAGAAGCATGATGCTAAAATAGTAATCTGCAATATTCAGAAGGTAGACCAGAACGGAAATATCACCCAAAAGCTGACGCAGCTTCCGGATATGCCTGAAAAGATTATATTGGAAGATTATTTCTCCGTATTCTCAGATCTTAGCTATTTTGCTTGTAATAAACTCTTTAAAAAAGAACTTTTTGAGCATAAAAGATTTAAAAAAGGAGCTCATTTTGAAGATATTCAGCTGATTCCGCAACTGTTATTGGAATGCAGTACAATTGCACAGACCCAAAACTTTCATTACCAATATCTGGAACGTACAGATTCCATCACAAAAACTCATACCGAAAGAGGGCTGGATATTCTGAAAGCAGTAAAAGATGTGGAATTGGTTTTTGAAAAATCCGGCTATTCCCATAAAAGAAAAGAATTGAAAAATTTTCAGATCTTTGAAGGGGTTTATTCTTTTCTTGCCTATCTGGCGTATGTGAAAAACGAAACAGATTTTTATAAAATGGCTGATGATCTGACAGTTTTCATGAAAGAAAGAGGAATAAAAAATCAAGATATATTGAAGTATAGTCGTTTTGGTAAGAATTATCTTTTATCTTTGCCATTGAAAAAAAAGATTTTTTATCTGTTGTTTTTTGCAGGACAGAAAAAATTGATAAGAAAATTGATATAA
- a CDS encoding SGNH/GDSL hydrolase family protein, with product MKKKILITVVLLIGVFCTAYFWNKYSYANQGKYFASQTKPHEGLQIGIIGDSWVVRQNLDSLLKTKLLEQGLHAEIYSSGNPGAKTKRIYENLFKSEKEDFSSKEIIEKKPDYCIIIAGVNDAATHVGPDFYTHHMLMIINTLLHYGIQPVVIPLPEFGLEEDSERKNILSSLSNKGGELVLNNGKRFEIKDYRNTLLKELEHEGLDKKIILLNFDEVSSDFDKDRKLYADPLHLNEQGYQKFSSFLVKSIINLHNSR from the coding sequence ATGAAAAAAAAGATACTTATAACCGTTGTGCTACTGATAGGCGTATTCTGCACAGCCTATTTCTGGAATAAATACTCCTATGCCAATCAGGGAAAATATTTTGCTTCCCAGACTAAGCCACATGAGGGACTTCAGATTGGAATTATCGGAGACAGTTGGGTAGTTCGTCAGAATCTGGATTCTCTTCTTAAAACCAAACTTCTGGAGCAGGGACTTCATGCCGAAATTTATTCATCGGGAAATCCGGGAGCCAAGACCAAACGTATTTATGAAAATCTGTTTAAGAGTGAAAAGGAGGACTTTTCTTCCAAAGAAATAATTGAAAAGAAGCCGGATTACTGTATTATCATTGCCGGAGTAAATGATGCGGCTACCCATGTGGGCCCTGATTTTTATACTCATCATATGCTAATGATCATTAATACATTGTTACATTACGGTATTCAACCCGTTGTCATTCCTCTTCCTGAATTTGGTCTCGAAGAAGATTCTGAAAGAAAAAATATCCTGAGCAGCCTAAGTAATAAAGGCGGAGAATTAGTTCTGAACAATGGAAAAAGATTTGAAATAAAGGACTATAGAAACACACTTCTGAAAGAATTGGAGCATGAGGGTCTGGATAAGAAGATCATCCTTTTGAATTTTGATGAAGTAAGTTCTGATTTCGATAAAGACCGGAAACTCTATGCAGATCCGCTTCATCTGAACGAACAGGGATATCAGAAATTCAGCAGTTTTTTAGTTAAAAGCATTATCAACCTACACAACAGCAGATGA
- a CDS encoding formimidoylglutamase, with amino-acid sequence MDFEDFIISPRNFKTESWQIGSRITKNIKEDSIVLLFVSDYRGADGDAEVQDFTAIRKEFYRLSQLDFEIPVVDLGDLVSGKSVQDTHYILQEVLSACHYKRALPVIIGGSNDFAFSLFSALNFHQKNINYTQISNIISLQQGEKINEYTFLGKILGSKNFSIKNYHHLGYQKHLNEADSVKLIKEVQFDIIRLAEMMNSTEKTEPFFRKADLVTVNCDAIESFSEPFSVNPQVNGLNRREICAYMKEIGLSSNLKSVGIFNYNIYTESQLNHQLLAQMIWYLIEGINIQRSHPKERQYELFYVLIGEDQYAFKRDTFSNLWYFGDDENIENCTPCSKKDFEEAKRGMLNPRLTF; translated from the coding sequence ATGGATTTTGAAGATTTTATCATTTCGCCAAGAAATTTCAAAACGGAAAGCTGGCAGATAGGCAGCAGAATCACGAAAAATATAAAAGAAGACAGCATTGTCCTTCTCTTTGTATCAGATTACAGAGGGGCGGACGGTGATGCGGAAGTACAGGATTTTACGGCCATCAGAAAAGAATTTTACAGACTTTCACAGCTGGATTTTGAAATTCCGGTAGTCGATCTTGGAGATTTGGTATCAGGGAAATCAGTTCAGGATACGCACTATATTTTACAGGAGGTCTTGTCTGCCTGTCATTACAAAAGAGCACTTCCGGTCATCATCGGAGGATCTAACGATTTTGCCTTTTCACTTTTCTCGGCTCTGAACTTTCATCAGAAAAATATCAATTATACCCAGATCAGCAATATTATTTCTCTTCAGCAGGGCGAAAAAATTAATGAGTATACCTTTTTAGGGAAGATACTGGGCTCCAAAAACTTTTCAATTAAAAATTATCATCACTTAGGTTACCAGAAGCATCTCAATGAAGCAGATTCTGTAAAACTGATCAAAGAAGTACAGTTTGATATCATCCGCCTGGCAGAAATGATGAATTCCACTGAAAAAACAGAACCTTTCTTCAGAAAAGCAGATCTGGTAACTGTCAACTGCGATGCCATTGAAAGCTTTAGTGAACCCTTTTCCGTAAATCCACAGGTAAATGGACTAAACAGAAGAGAAATCTGCGCCTATATGAAAGAAATAGGACTGAGCAGTAATCTGAAATCTGTAGGAATTTTTAACTATAATATTTATACAGAAAGCCAATTGAACCATCAACTGCTGGCACAAATGATCTGGTATCTTATTGAAGGGATCAATATTCAGAGGTCACATCCGAAAGAAAGGCAGTATGAACTGTTTTATGTTTTGATTGGTGAAGATCAGTATGCGTTTAAGAGGGATACATTCAGTAATTTGTGGTATTTCGGAGATGATGAGAATATAGAAAACTGTACTCCCTGTTCAAAAAAAGATTTTGAAGAAGCTAAAAGAGGAATGCTTAATCCCAGGCTTACCTTTTAA